The nucleotide sequence CCTCGCAGCGACGCCGCCAAGCCTTGCGGCGCATTGTGCAGCCGCCGGGCGATGAGCGCTTCGCGCCTTTCGGGATTTCGGGCGAGCGTTGCGAACAATGGCTGTTCATACCACTCGCGAACGAAGGCTTCAAGCGGTTGCGATTCCAACTGCCGCGCGAGTTGTTCGTCGCGCGCTTTGCGTTCTTCCCGTTCATGCCCGGTGCGAAGTCCTGGCGACGCGGATTCAAGCACGAGGCGATCCACACGCATTGCGTAGATGGACGCGGCATACAGAGCCAGGCGGCCCCCCATCGAATAGCCGACAAGCGAAAACGACGGCGCGTCGATTGCATCAACGACTTCAATCAACGCCGTCGCGGCATCCAAGAACGTGCACGGAACCCCGCCCGATGCCCGATAGCTTCTACCGTGCCCGGGCAGATCGACGGCGACACAACGAAACGACGTTTCAAACGCGGGTAGAATTTCGTTCCAATCGTCCGCGCTTCCGAGAAAGCCGTGCAAGAACACAACCAGCGGTTTACCGGGTGCGCCGGTCACGCGGTAGTAAAGGGGAGACGAGCCGGATTCTGTCATTTCCCGTCGAGTGCGGCTCGGGCCGCATCCAGGAGTGCCTCGTGAACGGCACGGTTCTCGCGCCGGTCCGTGCTTACTTCGATAATCGATGAATTGCCCAACTCAAGGGCATGCTCATACGCTGCCGCAAAGTCTTTCAGAGATTTTGGCCTCGAATAGCCGAGTCCCATCATGGTGGCCACGTGTTGGAAGGCGAAGCCGTGCGGGGTGCCAAAGTAGGGTTCGAACACCGCTTCGTGATCGGCAATCGGAAGAAAGTGAAAGATTCCGCCGCCGTTGTTGTTGACGATCACCAGAACCACCGGCTCGGGAGTGTCCTTCAACAGGGTGAGCGAATTGAGATCGTGCAGCGCCGCCAGATCGCCGATTACCGCGGTCACCGTCTTGTCGAGACCGTGCGCCAATCCTGCCGCCGTCGCGATGTTGCCGTCGATGCCGCTGGCGCCGCGATTCGCCACGACAAAAATGTCGTCGTGGCGGGGAGCGGAGAACATGTCCATATCGCGAATCGGCATGCTGTTGCCAGCGAAGAGCACCGACTTTGCCGGAGCGCGCTTGGACAATGTCCACGCGATCCCCGGCTCGGTGATGTCTTCGCGAATCATCAGCCGCGCCGTTACGGCTTTTCCGACTTCTTCGCCGATAGCCCGCATGCCGAGCAACCACGGGCTGTCCGCGTGTTTGTTCTGCGCGGCACTTAGCCAATTGCAGAAAGTTTCCACGTTGGCCTGCACACGCACGGTTGTGTTGTGCGCCGGGTCGTGCCGAAGCGGATGCTCCGCGACCCGCACGTGCGCCACGGGCGGATGCGCCGCCAAGAACTGGGCGAGACGTTTGGAGGTCACCGCGCCGCCAATCTGCAGCACGACGTCCGGTCGCAGGGTCTCGTTCGCGCGTTTCGATGCGAGCGCCAGATCGAGCCAATGCACAACAACGTTGGACGTGTCGTCCATCCGCAACCCTGACGCAATGTCTGCAAAGACCGGCCAACGCAAAGCCTTGGCCAATTTGAGCACGGAGCCGGTTTCTTTGGGCGAGGCCAATTGTCCGACAAGCAACAGGCCTCGCTCGGCTTGTTGAAGGAGCTTCAGCGCGTCACGCTGCGTATCGGCGTGCATGGCGGGTTCGCCGTTCATGTACGTCGTGAACGGCGCGTTGCCGGACAGCCACGGTTCTACGCTCTTCAAATACGCGCCGAATACCTCAGCCGACTTGACCGGCGCCAACGGTTCGCGAAACGCGCAATTGATGTGTACCGGGCCGGCCTGTCCATGAGTTGCGCGATACACGGCTTGATCGACCGTGGTCAGCACAACCTCGGGCGCTACCGTCGCCTCGGGACAGGGCAGCGCCGCGTACCAACGCGCGTAGACCCCGAAAAAACGCGTCTGGTCAATGGTCTGGTTGGCGCCTGTGTCCAGGAGTTCCGGTGGGCGATCCGCCGTGATCACGATGAGCGGCACCTGCGACATGGATGCCTCGACCACGGCTGGATAGTAATTCGCGACGGCGGTTCCCGACGTGCAGATCAGCGCGACCGGACACCGTGTCGCCCTCGCATGGCCCAGCGCAAAATACGCCGCGCCGCGTTCGTCGAAATGCACGAACTTCTTTGCGCGAGGTTCGATGCCGAGCGCCGCCGTGAGCGGCGTGCTGCGCGAGCCCGGCGAGATGACGAAAGCTTCCACGCCGTTCCGCAACAGCTCCTCTACGAGCAATCCTGCCCACAGCGCGTTGATGTTTGGCGCGTTCGCAATCATGGCTTCGTCAATATCCCCAGAAATGGACTGAGTTTGTTCTCAATCTCCGTCCATTCTTCTTCCGCCACCGAGCCGGGCACAATCCCGGCGCCTGCGTAGACAGACAAGGTCTTATCGCTCACCAAACCCGAACGGATGCCGACGGCAAATTCGGCGCCGTCGCCGCTGATCCAACCGACCGGTCCCGCAAACCAGCCTCGGTCAAACGGTTCCGCTTCCGCTATCCAGCGGACAGCGCCTTCTTTCGGTAACCCGCCGACGGCGGGCGTGGGGTGCAAGGTTCGCAGCAAATCCGCGTCCGTGTTGTCTTGCTCTAGGATGCCTTCGATCCGTGTACACAAATGCTGGACGTTGGGCAGCTTCAGCACCGAGAGGTCCTTGTCCACATGAACGGTCTTGCAGCGCGCGCCCAGGTCCGCGCAAACGGAATCCCGCACAAATCGATGTTCGCGGATATCCTTATCGCTAGCCAGAAGCTCTGCTTCCAGCGCGGCATCTTCCGCATCCGTCGCGCCGCGCGGCCGCGTCGCGGCGACCGCCTCGCTGAGCACGTACCGGCTTTGGCGCTTGTACAGCCGTTCCGGCGATGCGCCGATAAACGCGGCCCCGTACTTGGGCTGAAAGCAGAAGTGGGCGCAGTGTTGCGCGTCTTGCGCTAGTTTACGCAGCAGCGCAACCGGATCGGGGACTTCCTCAAACTCAAAGACCACCTCCCGCGCCAGCACGACCTTCTTCAAGCGGTTTACGGAAAACGCCTGCAACGCGCGGTCGATTTCGCTTGACCACCGCGCTCGGTCCGTCGTGTCGATGCGCCGCGTTGGAACCGGTATCGGTGCGCTGGACGCGTCGCCGGGGAATGGCATCGCTTCGAGCGCTTCAAGCACTTTGCCCAACTCGTCGCCGCCGTTCGGTTCGACGATGGCATTGCATGCCAGATACGACTGCGCGCCGCGATTCAACACTTCAAAGCGGGGCAACACGAAGCGGTACGCGCCGAAGGGCTGCCATTTCCCTGCTATCGGCGAGCGTTGACTGAAGCGCATCCCGCCGAAGTAACGGAGATTCGGGTGCACCGCCGCGATGGCGTTGCGCAACCGGTCGATCAATTCGTCGTAATCGCATTCGGCGTCCGCCGACAAGATATCGGCTGTGCCTGCGCCGGCGAGTTCGTATTCGCGGTCCCGATCGCACCAGTAACCGCGCGAACGATTGCCTTGCGCTTCGAGCCACTGCAACGGCACCACGTCCTCAACGGGCACCTCGGCGCGCAGGACGCGCCGTTTCTCAACGCCACGCGCGTGCGCCGATTCGAACGCCTGTTGGATCATCGCGGCAAGGGCCTGCTTGGCCTCGCCGTGTTCCACCGTATCTGGAAAGAGCAACGTCATTGTTGTCTGCCGAAAAGTGTCTGCTTCGGATGAAGCCTCGAAGACAAAAGCGAATACTCAGGCCTCGCCGTTCCGCGCTTTGGCTCCCCAATCCAAAATCTAAAATCTAAAATCCAAAATCCGCGCACTCTCACTTGTCTCCCTGGTACACCGTGGCAATGCCCATGGTCAGCGGGTGAGCCTTAACATCGCGAAATCCCGCGGAGCGCATCATCGCGCAGAACGCCTCGCCATACGGAAACGTCTCCACCGTCGTGTTCAGATACCGGTACGCGGCGTGATCGCCCGAGATAAGGCCGCCAACGCGCGGCAATACGTTTCGGAAATAGAACAAGTACAGCGCGCGAAACAACGCGTTGCCGGGAAGCGAAAACTCCAGCACCAACGCGCGTCCGCCGGGTTTGAGAATGCGGTGCATTTCGCGAAGTCCCGCGTCCACGTCGATTACGTTACGAATGCCGAACGCGATGGTCACAGCGTCGAACATGGCGTCTTCGACACCGAGCCGCGTCGCGTCTCCGCGCACCATGGTCGCCTTCCCGCTGAGACCTTCCGCGGCGATCTTGTCCTTGCCGATGGCGAGCATCTTGCCCGCCATATCGATGCCCACCGCGCGCTCGATGGTCTTTCGGCCTCTGCACAACGAAAGCAGCACGTCGCCCGTGCCTGTCGCCAAATCCAGAATGTGCAGGCTGGGACGGTCCGGCAACAGCTTTACCAGCAACTTGCGCCATGCCACGTCCTGCCGGAACGACAGCAGCCGGTTGAGCAAATCGTACCGGTGCGCGATGCGGTCGAACATCCGCCACGCATCGGTCCGCGAAGGAGAAACCATATTATCCACGCCAGCCGCACTCATGTCCTTGTAACCATCTGTCACGCCATTGCTCCGCGCATATCAACTCAAACACGGCCTATTGGGCAAGGATTCCTCGCCACGGCCATGCTGGAAGCGCACCCTGAAGGCGCTGAGGCTTCCGCCATTCGTACGCCTGACGCACAGTACTCCTGTAGGTCCGCAGGCGGCGGTGGTTTGAGTTCTCACCTTATGATAGTCTCGAAACGCTTCTGTAGCAATTGCCCTCGTTACGGCTGCGCAGGCATCGTGTCCGCGTGTCCGTATCGGCTTGCCTTCCAGGAAATGCCAACATGAAACGCCGTATTCTTGTCATCCTGTCGTCGGTAGTGCTCCTCTTTGTCGCGGTCTTGTATTTTGTCTACATTCTGCCGTTTACGGGCGTGCCCTTTAACGGTTCGCGTCACGGCGCGCCGCCGCTCACACCGCCGTGGGCGCTGGAGTGCTGGGCGTGGGAAGACGACATTAACACGGCCGCAGCCGTCACCGACTTGATTAATGGTTATGAGGCCAACGACTTGCCGCTTCGCACCATTCTCATCGACAGCCCCTGGAGCATGCGGTACAACGATTTCGTCGTCGACGAGGAACGTTACCCGAATCCCGCCGAATTCTTCGGAGATCTGGAGCGCCGGGGATACCGGACCGTTCTCTGGATGACCGGCATGGTCGATAAGACCAGCAAAGACACGCGTATCCAGGATTCGCAGGACTGGTTTGAAGAGGCCACCGCCAAAGGCTATCTGGTTGGGAACGGCACACCCACCAAGTGGTGGAAAGGCAGCGGCAGCCTCATCGATTACAGCAATCCGGAGGCCGTGAAGTGGTGGCGGGGGATGCAGCAACAGGTGTTCGATTGGGGACTCGACGGCTGGAAGCTCGACGGCACTGGTACGTTTTGCGTGGCGCGATTCGGCGGACTGCCGGTTCCCTACCGGATGACGTCCAAGGGACTGATTTCGACGCGCGGCTACATGGACCTCTATTACCGCGAAGAGTATCAGCACGGACTCACCCAGAACCCGGAATTCATCACCCTCGCGCGGTCGCTCGACCGTTACGCGCACATCGAAGGCTTTGCGCCGATCGACGCGTCCCCCGTGAACTGGGTGGGCGATAACGATCATCAATGGTCGCTTAAAGAGGAAGGTCTCGAAGAAGCCCTCACGGATATTCTCCGCAGCGCCAGGCTCGGCTATTGCGTGATTGGCTCGGACAACGCCGGATACAGCGGCGGCGCGATTCCGGTGAACCTGTTCATTCGTTGGACGCAGTTCTCCACGTTTTGCGGGCTATTCCTGAACGGTGGCCACGGTGTTCATGCGCCGTGGTTGCGCAGCAAAGAAGAACTCGAAATCTACCGCACCTTTGCCTGGCTGCACACGGAGCTGATCCCCTACATGTACACCCACGTCGCCTTGTGCCACGAAGGCGGCAAACCGCTCATGCGGCCGCAGAAGCCCAAGTATCACTACCTCTTCGGCGACGACTTCCTTGTTGCGCCGATCTACGAAGATTCGCTGTCGCGCGAGGTTACGCTTCCCGCAGGGCGATGGCGCTATTGGTTCAAGGACGATGAAGTACTCGAAGGCCCGCAGACTTTTGTTCGCGACTATGCGCTCAACGAGTTTCCGGTCTTCGTCCGCGACGGGGCAATCATCCCGCTCAATGTTACGCGACCCTATACCGGCCTCGGCGGCCGCGACTCGGAAGGGTTCTTGACGTTGCTCGTCTATCCCGACGGGAAGAGCGCCTTCGAGATTCGCAACCCGGACAAGAGCGGCGTCACCACGGCGCGCGTCGATGCATCGGGCAATTCCGTGTCCATCACCGTCGAAGGCGTCAAGAAGCCGCACATCCTTCGCGTGAAACGCGCGGAAAAGCCGACGTCCGTGGTTCTAGACGGTAAGAATCTCGCCGAAGGAACCGATTGGAGCTACGACACGGGGAGACACTTCGTCATTATCCGCACGCGCGAGTACGGCGAGGGGCGATACACGATTTCGTGAAGCGGATTATAGCTCTTCGAGCCGCACGCCTCTGCCGTTTCCCGCAACCAGTTTTGAGCATCAGACTTGGCCACGATGGCAAGAATATGAACTTTCGCGCCGATGACACTGGAGCAGTTCCTCGCTGTATCGATTCATGTCACTTCGGTGTTTGGTTTACTCTTGGTCTTGCGCCAGCATATTCGCGAAAATGCGCAGTGCGCCGGGGTGTAACTCTCGTAGTTGGCGATACCAAACCAGCGCCGTGTAGGTATAGGTTCCTTTGCCGAACCGGGTGAACAAGAGACTGCCAGGCGGGATTTGTTCGCCGGGATCGCTGCACGCGATGAGCGGCGTGTAGTTCGCATCCCACTTGTCTGGGAAGTAGAGTCCGCGTTCCTGAATCCAGCCGCCCCAGTCTTCGTCCGTGATCGCGTTAGGCGTTGTGAACAACGGATGCTCTGGCGTGAGTAACGTAATGGGAGCATCTTCGCGTGTCACGCGGTTTCGCGACAGTTGAATGGGATACGGCGCAAACTCGGGCCGCCATTCCTCGGTCTTCTGGTACATCACGATGAGGTTGCCGCCGCGCTCAACATAATCAAGCAGGGCCTTGTTGTTTGCGACGAGGTCCTTGCGAACGAGGTACGCGCGGATGTCGACGATTATTGTGCTGAAACGGTCCAGACGCGCAGGGGTGAGATCCCCAATGCCGAGCGCCGCATGCGGAACATGCAAACGCTCCAGCGTCTTTACGAACGTATCATCGTAACTCTGTATAACGCCGACGTTGATGTTCTCAGGCACCGCAATATCCACAAGCCGCGCCGCGGTCATGTGTGGCGTTTCGTCGCCTTCCACGACCGCGTTGATAAGGTAGTCGCGCGGTTGTAGATCGTCGCCCACCTTGGCGGCCACCGAAACGATGCGCTGCTGATCTTCGCCGCCAATCGCGAATGGTATTCGCGGCTGCTCAACCGACAAACCCGCCGCAACGGACAAGACCAGGGCTCCCTCACATGGAGTCGCGGTGCGATTCGTCAGGAGCACATCGAACGTTGTCTCTTTGTCCACACCACGCCGTACAAGTACCGGCGCGTTGAGAAACGCGACCTCTACCTTGGGCGCGATATCCACCTTCAACGGCAGGCGCAATTCGACCTCAGTCTCGGAGTCTTTCACCTTGGCCTTTGCGACAACTTCAAACTGGGGCTCCATAAAATGCGCATCGAACAAATGGTCCGCATTCGGCACGGTGATCGCCGCCGATTCGGGTACAGTCAACGTAAGGGCCGCGGTCATGCGCTCGGAGTCTGTGCGAGCAGCCACCTGGGGCTTAGTCTCGGCAAACGGCGAGCCATTCACGGGCTCCAATCGAAACGAAACAGTGTCGACATCCGCCTCTCCGAAGTCCGCCAACGTCGCCGCAATCGAAACCTGTTGGCCGCGCACAAGCATACGATCGGCCGGTGTTGCCGAGAGGCGTACATCCATGGCGATGGAAGCGGCGCGATTGAGCTTCCGCGCATATCGCTCATAGGTCGCAGAACGCTGTTGCACGCCGTTCGCCGCCGCTACCTCCTGCAACAATCGCGGTTTCAACGAGGCGCGCGTTTCGCTAGCGTCAATCCCGCGCCACTTGCCCGGCGCGAACCCCTCCGTGCGTTGACCCTCACCTGTGTGCAGCCGATCGGCTACTCGTTGTTCGAACAAAACGCCTCCGGGAGCGGCAAGCTGATACGAAGCCGGAGCCGGTTGCGGCGTCTCCTTCACGGGCTTGTACGAAGCTTTCACGTCGCCTTGTAGATAGCGGTCGATGAAGAAGCCCATTCCTTGCGACTTGTGCACTCCCAGGGCCTGCGCAGCAATTTCCGCATACGTTTGGCCTCGCCACGGCTCCAGTTCATTGAAGTCCACGGACACCGTGCTGGAATCCGGCGCCCACATTCTCAAATACAGCTCGGCCGGACGCCACGGCTCAAGTCCCTCGTCGCGCAACTCGGGAAATCGGCTTGCATCGCCCGCGGCATCGAACGCTTCCTGCAGTGCCGCGCCGATCGCCTGGTGGTGACCGTGATCCTTTTGCGTCCCGTGATTCGTAATGATGACATCCGGCTGGGTCATGCGAATCATGCGCACGAGCCGTTTCACAGTCTCGTCATGACCCCACACGTCGAACGCTTCCTCCGGCGATTTCGAGAAGCCGAACTCGGGCAGGTTGAGGAAGTGAAGTTCCGCGCCCGTCACGGCGGAGGCGCCAATCATCTCTTTCGTGCGGATGACTCCGAGCGCGTTGTACAACTCCGGGCCAATCTCGTTTTGGCCGCCCTCGCCGCGTGTCGCGATGACGGCAATCGTCGCGTACCCAAACTTCCGGCGATACATCGCCAAGGTGCCGCCGTCCTCGTCGTCGGGATGCGCCGCGACACACATAAGCCGGAGATCGGTGCCGAGATCGAGCAATGCCTGACGAAACGCGACTTCGCCCAACTCGGTTTCCTCGGCCCGCACGTGCGCGGGCGCGAAGAAGACCGCCACCCACGCCAGCACATACAACACACATCGAAGCAATCTATCTCGCATCGCAATTAACCTCACGGTCAAAAGTGGAAATCCAGGAGTGCTTCGATACTACCGCCATCGCGGAGCAAAAGACAGTCTGCAGGTGAAATCAAATGCATCTCGCGCTGAGGCGCTGAGCCGCAGAGATGTTTCACTCGTCTCCGGTATCGAATAAGACCTGGTTCTTTCTTATCCATTCGATACTGAGTACAGTCCCTGACCGTAATCTCCCTGCGCCTCCGCGTCTCTGCGGGAGAATCTCTTACTCTTCCAGTCCATTCACCACCCGCACAATTCCATCCTTCATCAGCGCCTCACCGAAATTGAAGAAAAGCAAAGATTCAATTCAAGAATTCTCGCGCGGAGGCGCAGAGCCGCAGAGATGTTTCACTCGTCTCCGGTATCGAATAAGACCTGGTTCTTTCTTATCCAATCGATACTGAGTACAGTCCCTGACCGTAATCTCTCTGCGCCTCCGCGTCTCTGCGGGAGAATCTCTTACTCTTCCAGTTCATTCACCACCCGCACAATTCCATCCTTCATCAGTGCCTCACCGAAATTGAAGAGATATCCAAGCTTCATTCCGCTGAGGCGTAAATAGGTCTGAATCTGCTTCTTGTGTGCTCCACTCAAGCGTTCGACGGACTTCAACTCAATGATTACTTTCCCCGCTACCACCAAGTCCGCGCGAAACGCTTCGTCAAAGACCATTCCCTTGTATGCGATGGTGATCGGAACTTGCCGTTCCACCTTCAATCCCCGCTGCTCCAATTCATAAGCCAAAACGACCTCATACACCGACTCCAGCAGCCCTGGCCCCAGATCACGATGAACTTGAATCGCCGTCGTAATGCAAATCGTTCCGATTTCATTCTCCGTCATACGGAAATCCTCCCCCAATTTTTCTCGCGCTGAGACGCTGAGCCGCAGAGATGTTTCACTCGTCTCCGGTATCGAATAAAACCTGGTTCTTTCCTACCCAAACGATAGTGAGTACGCCCCAGACCGCAGTCTCCCTGCGTCTCCGCGCCTCTGCGGGAGAATCTCTTACTCTTCCAGTCCATTCACCACCCGCACAATTCCATCCTTCATCAGTGCCTCACCGAAATTGAAGAAAAGCCAAGATTCAAAGCAAGAATTCTCGCGCTGAGACGCTGAGCCGCAGAGATGCTTCACTCGTCCCCTGTATCGCATAAGACTTGGTTCTTTCCCATCCAATCAATCGTGAGTACGCCCCAGACCGTAATCTCCCTGCGTCTCCGCGCCTCTGCGGGAAATATCTTCCAAAATAATTGCTCCTTCCGCAACATAATACTCCTACAGAAGCATTATTTTCTCCCCTCCACAGTGCAACGAACTCGCGCATATATATGAAGCTTGCACACAACCACGGGAGACGAACCCATGCCCAACTGGCTCACCCGGCTGAAGCGGAAACCGCGAAAACGCAAACCCGCGCACACACCCGCCATCATGGAGACTTTTCGAAGCCCCGAGACCCATTCGCCGCGACGCTTGTCGTTGGTCGAAGACCTCAATGCGTTCGGCCCCTCGGAAGGCTTCATCCGCCTTCCCAACGACACGCCGTTTGAGATGCTGCGTGTGTACCGCTTCTTACGCGATGCCATCCCCGACATCTCCGACGCGGTATGGACCTGGAAGCGGCTGTGCCAAACCGGCTACGACGTCCACATCGTCAATGCGTCATCCGATGAGGCCCAATGCCGCGCGGAACGCCTCCTACGCGAACTCG is from Candidatus Hydrogenedentota bacterium and encodes:
- the menH gene encoding 2-succinyl-6-hydroxy-2,4-cyclohexadiene-1-carboxylate synthase, giving the protein MTESGSSPLYYRVTGAPGKPLVVFLHGFLGSADDWNEILPAFETSFRCVAVDLPGHGRSYRASGGVPCTFLDAATALIEVVDAIDAPSFSLVGYSMGGRLALYAASIYAMRVDRLVLESASPGLRTGHEREERKARDEQLARQLESQPLEAFVREWYEQPLFATLARNPERREALIARRLHNAPQGLAASLRGMGTGVQAPLWNELAANTIPALLVAGADDSKFVALGQEMERTCAAASLNVMPGAGHCVHYEIPSAYTKVVKAFLEGSEE
- the ubiE gene encoding bifunctional demethylmenaquinone methyltransferase/2-methoxy-6-polyprenyl-1,4-benzoquinol methylase UbiE yields the protein MFDRIAHRYDLLNRLLSFRQDVAWRKLLVKLLPDRPSLHILDLATGTGDVLLSLCRGRKTIERAVGIDMAGKMLAIGKDKIAAEGLSGKATMVRGDATRLGVEDAMFDAVTIAFGIRNVIDVDAGLREMHRILKPGGRALVLEFSLPGNALFRALYLFYFRNVLPRVGGLISGDHAAYRYLNTTVETFPYGEAFCAMMRSAGFRDVKAHPLTMGIATVYQGDK
- a CDS encoding GxxExxY protein; this translates as MTENEIGTICITTAIQVHRDLGPGLLESVYEVVLAYELEQRGLKVERQVPITIAYKGMVFDEAFRADLVVAGKVIIELKSVERLSGAHKKQIQTYLRLSGMKLGYLFNFGEALMKDGIVRVVNELEE
- a CDS encoding PIG-L family deacetylase yields the protein MRDRLLRCVLYVLAWVAVFFAPAHVRAEETELGEVAFRQALLDLGTDLRLMCVAAHPDDEDGGTLAMYRRKFGYATIAVIATRGEGGQNEIGPELYNALGVIRTKEMIGASAVTGAELHFLNLPEFGFSKSPEEAFDVWGHDETVKRLVRMIRMTQPDVIITNHGTQKDHGHHQAIGAALQEAFDAAGDASRFPELRDEGLEPWRPAELYLRMWAPDSSTVSVDFNELEPWRGQTYAEIAAQALGVHKSQGMGFFIDRYLQGDVKASYKPVKETPQPAPASYQLAAPGGVLFEQRVADRLHTGEGQRTEGFAPGKWRGIDASETRASLKPRLLQEVAAANGVQQRSATYERYARKLNRAASIAMDVRLSATPADRMLVRGQQVSIAATLADFGEADVDTVSFRLEPVNGSPFAETKPQVAARTDSERMTAALTLTVPESAAITVPNADHLFDAHFMEPQFEVVAKAKVKDSETEVELRLPLKVDIAPKVEVAFLNAPVLVRRGVDKETTFDVLLTNRTATPCEGALVLSVAAGLSVEQPRIPFAIGGEDQQRIVSVAAKVGDDLQPRDYLINAVVEGDETPHMTAARLVDIAVPENINVGVIQSYDDTFVKTLERLHVPHAALGIGDLTPARLDRFSTIIVDIRAYLVRKDLVANNKALLDYVERGGNLIVMYQKTEEWRPEFAPYPIQLSRNRVTREDAPITLLTPEHPLFTTPNAITDEDWGGWIQERGLYFPDKWDANYTPLIACSDPGEQIPPGSLLFTRFGKGTYTYTALVWYRQLRELHPGALRIFANMLAQDQE
- the menD gene encoding 2-succinyl-5-enolpyruvyl-6-hydroxy-3-cyclohexene-1-carboxylic-acid synthase is translated as MIANAPNINALWAGLLVEELLRNGVEAFVISPGSRSTPLTAALGIEPRAKKFVHFDERGAAYFALGHARATRCPVALICTSGTAVANYYPAVVEASMSQVPLIVITADRPPELLDTGANQTIDQTRFFGVYARWYAALPCPEATVAPEVVLTTVDQAVYRATHGQAGPVHINCAFREPLAPVKSAEVFGAYLKSVEPWLSGNAPFTTYMNGEPAMHADTQRDALKLLQQAERGLLLVGQLASPKETGSVLKLAKALRWPVFADIASGLRMDDTSNVVVHWLDLALASKRANETLRPDVVLQIGGAVTSKRLAQFLAAHPPVAHVRVAEHPLRHDPAHNTTVRVQANVETFCNWLSAAQNKHADSPWLLGMRAIGEEVGKAVTARLMIREDITEPGIAWTLSKRAPAKSVLFAGNSMPIRDMDMFSAPRHDDIFVVANRGASGIDGNIATAAGLAHGLDKTVTAVIGDLAALHDLNSLTLLKDTPEPVVLVIVNNNGGGIFHFLPIADHEAVFEPYFGTPHGFAFQHVATMMGLGYSRPKSLKDFAAAYEHALELGNSSIIEVSTDRRENRAVHEALLDAARAALDGK
- a CDS encoding isochorismate synthase is translated as MTLLFPDTVEHGEAKQALAAMIQQAFESAHARGVEKRRVLRAEVPVEDVVPLQWLEAQGNRSRGYWCDRDREYELAGAGTADILSADAECDYDELIDRLRNAIAAVHPNLRYFGGMRFSQRSPIAGKWQPFGAYRFVLPRFEVLNRGAQSYLACNAIVEPNGGDELGKVLEALEAMPFPGDASSAPIPVPTRRIDTTDRARWSSEIDRALQAFSVNRLKKVVLAREVVFEFEEVPDPVALLRKLAQDAQHCAHFCFQPKYGAAFIGASPERLYKRQSRYVLSEAVAATRPRGATDAEDAALEAELLASDKDIREHRFVRDSVCADLGARCKTVHVDKDLSVLKLPNVQHLCTRIEGILEQDNTDADLLRTLHPTPAVGGLPKEGAVRWIAEAEPFDRGWFAGPVGWISGDGAEFAVGIRSGLVSDKTLSVYAGAGIVPGSVAEEEWTEIENKLSPFLGILTKP
- a CDS encoding glycoside hydrolase family 31 protein; amino-acid sequence: MKRRILVILSSVVLLFVAVLYFVYILPFTGVPFNGSRHGAPPLTPPWALECWAWEDDINTAAAVTDLINGYEANDLPLRTILIDSPWSMRYNDFVVDEERYPNPAEFFGDLERRGYRTVLWMTGMVDKTSKDTRIQDSQDWFEEATAKGYLVGNGTPTKWWKGSGSLIDYSNPEAVKWWRGMQQQVFDWGLDGWKLDGTGTFCVARFGGLPVPYRMTSKGLISTRGYMDLYYREEYQHGLTQNPEFITLARSLDRYAHIEGFAPIDASPVNWVGDNDHQWSLKEEGLEEALTDILRSARLGYCVIGSDNAGYSGGAIPVNLFIRWTQFSTFCGLFLNGGHGVHAPWLRSKEELEIYRTFAWLHTELIPYMYTHVALCHEGGKPLMRPQKPKYHYLFGDDFLVAPIYEDSLSREVTLPAGRWRYWFKDDEVLEGPQTFVRDYALNEFPVFVRDGAIIPLNVTRPYTGLGGRDSEGFLTLLVYPDGKSAFEIRNPDKSGVTTARVDASGNSVSITVEGVKKPHILRVKRAEKPTSVVLDGKNLAEGTDWSYDTGRHFVIIRTREYGEGRYTIS